In one window of Geotrypetes seraphini chromosome 3, aGeoSer1.1, whole genome shotgun sequence DNA:
- the LOC117357244 gene encoding ETS homologous factor-like has translation MPSLSEDAVVALNHPFQASELQSAVKALRSGKAPGPDGFPGPPTLLDFYRREEIGTFSSKVSLGRPHYAGVCRQCLNPSSMTSWKEENFLYDGTYDDMFDSKTFCRSQISTASAEHLPADSDVKKQQDHPQKSGNKKHNPRGTHLWEFIQDILLNPERNPGLIKWEDRSEGIFRFLKSEAVAQLWGKKKNNSSMTYEKLSRAMRYYCKREILERVDGRRLVYKFGKNARGWKENES, from the exons ATGCCGAGCCTTTCTGAGGATGCGGTGGTGGCCCTTAATCATCCGTTCCAAGCAAGTGAATTGCAGTCTGCCGTAAAAGCCTTACGCTCTGGGAAagccccgggaccagatggcttTCCTG GTCCTCCCACTTTACTTGACTTCTACAGACGAGAAGAGATTGGAACATTTAGTTCAAAGGTTTCTTTGGGCAG GCCGCATTATGCTGGAGTTTGCCGGCAGTGTTTAAATCCATCTTCAATGACATCGtggaaagaagaaaattttttataTGACGGTACTTATGACGATATGTTTGACAGCAAAACCTTCTGCAGGTCACAGATCTCCACGGCCAGTGCTGAGCACTTACCTGCGGATTCTGATGTGAAGAAACAGCAAGATCACCCTCAGAAGTCGGGCAACAAGAAACACAATCCTCGAGGGACTCACCTATGGGAGTTTATCCAAGATATTCTTTTGAACCCCGAGAGGAACCCAGGATTAATAAAATGGGAAGACAGGTCCGAAGGAATCTTCAGGTTTCTGAAGTCCGAGGCAGTGGCTCAGCtctggggaaagaaaaaaaacaacagcagTATGACCTACGAAAAGCTGAGCCGAGCCATGAGATACTACTGTAAAAGAGAAATCCTAGAGCGTGTGGATGGACGGAGACTAGTCTATAAATTTGGAAAGAATGCTCGCGGCTGGAAGGAGAACGAGAGCTGA